In one window of Posidoniimonas corsicana DNA:
- a CDS encoding LL-diaminopimelate aminotransferase, translating into MSDPYFQKLFADRIGGANYGKDGAIYKFEKIKRAKRKALAEHPERRLLDFGIGENDSMAPEVVRRAMAQEINKPENRGYADNGVLEFKEAAARFMEREFGVKLNPATEINHDIGSKPVYAKLPGVFINPGDVTLMTVPGYPVAGNFTRFYGGTVHNLPLLKENGFLPDLDGIPGNVLERAKLIVLNFPNSPTGKTATTEFYEKAIEFAKQNEIVVVQDAAHAMLSFDQEPTSFLSVPGAKDVGVEVHSMSKGFDMIGWRIGWVCGNERIVSAFADYKDNGDSGQFIAIQKAAAAGLDDPAIPKEIRAKYRRRMEKLVATLTECGFECEMPGGTYFLYTPAPKAFEGGPEFANAEEVSQFLITEQSICTVPWDDAGSFLRFSVTYEAADEAAEDDLMAETAARLTELSPVF; encoded by the coding sequence ATGTCCGACCCCTACTTCCAGAAGCTCTTCGCCGACCGCATCGGCGGCGCCAACTACGGCAAGGATGGCGCCATCTACAAGTTCGAGAAGATCAAGCGCGCCAAGCGGAAGGCGCTGGCCGAGCACCCCGAGCGGAGGCTGCTGGACTTCGGCATCGGCGAGAACGACTCCATGGCGCCCGAGGTCGTGCGCAGGGCGATGGCCCAGGAGATCAACAAGCCGGAGAACCGCGGCTACGCGGACAACGGCGTGCTGGAGTTCAAGGAGGCCGCCGCGCGGTTCATGGAGCGCGAGTTCGGCGTCAAGCTGAACCCGGCCACCGAGATCAACCACGACATCGGCAGCAAGCCGGTCTACGCCAAGCTGCCCGGCGTGTTCATCAACCCGGGCGACGTCACGCTGATGACCGTGCCGGGCTACCCGGTGGCGGGCAACTTCACGCGGTTCTACGGCGGCACGGTGCACAACCTGCCGCTGCTCAAGGAGAACGGCTTCCTGCCCGACCTGGACGGCATCCCCGGCAACGTGCTGGAGCGCGCCAAGCTGATCGTGCTGAACTTCCCCAACAGCCCCACCGGCAAGACCGCCACCACCGAGTTCTACGAGAAGGCGATCGAGTTCGCCAAGCAGAACGAGATCGTCGTGGTGCAGGACGCCGCGCACGCGATGCTGTCGTTCGACCAGGAGCCGACCAGCTTCCTGTCCGTGCCGGGCGCGAAGGACGTGGGCGTCGAGGTGCACTCGATGTCCAAGGGCTTCGACATGATCGGCTGGCGGATCGGCTGGGTCTGCGGCAACGAGCGGATCGTCAGCGCGTTCGCCGACTACAAGGACAACGGCGACAGCGGGCAGTTCATCGCCATCCAGAAGGCGGCGGCCGCCGGGCTGGACGACCCGGCCATCCCCAAGGAGATCCGCGCCAAGTACCGCCGCCGGATGGAGAAGCTGGTCGCCACGCTCACCGAGTGCGGCTTCGAGTGCGAGATGCCCGGCGGCACCTACTTCCTCTACACGCCGGCGCCCAAGGCGTTCGAGGGGGGGCCGGAGTTCGCCAACGCCGAAGAGGTCAGCCAGTTCCTGATCACCGAGCAGTCCATCTGCACCGTGCCGTGGGACGACGCCGGCTCGTTCCTCCGCTTCAGCGTCACCTACGAGGCGGCCGACGAAGCCGCCGAGGACGACCTGATGGCCGAGACCGCCGCGCGGCTCACCGAGCTGTCGCCCGTGTTCTGA
- the sufU gene encoding Fe-S cluster assembly sulfur transfer protein SufU, producing MPSEEELYEEHILDHYEDPFHRGELPSRTHSHEDKNPLCGDVVRIDLKLDEEGKIEDCYFSGDGCVISQASASMLLEQIQGKTTDELKQFTAEDMLKLYGPRLTPNRQKCCLLSWRVIQQAVHSPVGAGEG from the coding sequence ATGCCCAGCGAAGAAGAGCTCTACGAGGAGCACATCCTGGATCACTACGAGGACCCGTTCCACCGGGGCGAACTTCCCTCGCGCACGCACAGTCATGAGGACAAGAACCCGCTGTGCGGCGACGTCGTGCGGATCGACCTGAAGCTCGACGAGGAGGGCAAGATCGAGGACTGCTACTTCTCAGGCGACGGCTGCGTCATCAGCCAGGCGTCCGCGTCGATGCTGCTCGAGCAGATCCAGGGCAAGACCACCGACGAGCTCAAGCAGTTCACCGCCGAGGACATGCTCAAGCTCTACGGCCCGCGGCTCACCCCCAACCGGCAGAAGTGCTGCCTGCTCTCCTGGCGGGTGATCCAGCAGGCGGTGCACTCGCCGGTGGGCGCCGGCGAGGGCTGA
- a CDS encoding cysteine desulfurase, whose product MSETTLASPHLLPESVREDFPILDQRVHDGRPLVFLDSAASSHRPRQVIDAIVQCYSHDYANVHRGIHTLSERATDAYELAREKVRGFLGAEHAEEVVFTGGTTAAINAVARAWGDANVGPDDEILLTPMEHHSNLVPWFQLAERTGASIKHIPLTEDGRLDLDRLDEVLTDRTKLCAFASVSNTLGTINPVKELTRRAHESGAVVLVDAAQSAPHMVTDVRQLGVDFLALSGHKMCGPSGVGVLYGRRELLAQTPPFMGGGSMINRVYLDRFTPADIPTRFEAGTPPIAGAIALGAAVDYLQSVGLDAIHRHEEALIDHAWERLQEVPGIRLLGPGPTQRAGLVSFVLERPHPHDIAQLLDFDGVAVRAGHHCTQPLHDLLGITASTRASFYLYNRPEEIDVLVESLKKIGDRFKPSGRKRRRKQ is encoded by the coding sequence ATGAGCGAAACTACGCTAGCCTCGCCGCACCTGCTGCCGGAGTCGGTGCGCGAGGACTTCCCCATCCTCGACCAGCGCGTGCACGACGGCCGTCCCCTGGTGTTCCTGGACAGCGCGGCCAGCTCGCACCGGCCGCGTCAGGTGATCGACGCGATCGTGCAGTGCTACTCGCACGACTACGCCAACGTTCACCGCGGCATCCACACGCTTAGCGAGCGCGCGACCGACGCCTACGAGCTGGCCCGCGAGAAGGTCCGCGGCTTCCTGGGCGCCGAGCACGCCGAGGAGGTCGTCTTCACCGGCGGCACGACCGCGGCCATCAACGCGGTGGCCCGCGCGTGGGGCGACGCCAACGTCGGCCCCGACGACGAGATCCTGCTGACGCCGATGGAGCACCACTCGAACCTGGTGCCCTGGTTCCAGCTGGCCGAGCGGACCGGCGCGTCGATCAAGCACATCCCGCTCACCGAGGACGGCCGGCTCGACCTCGACCGCCTGGACGAGGTGCTGACCGACCGCACCAAGCTTTGCGCGTTCGCCTCGGTCAGCAACACGCTCGGCACGATCAACCCGGTGAAGGAACTGACCCGCCGTGCGCACGAGTCGGGCGCCGTGGTGCTGGTGGACGCCGCGCAGAGCGCCCCGCACATGGTGACCGACGTGCGGCAGCTGGGCGTCGACTTCCTGGCGCTCAGCGGCCACAAGATGTGCGGCCCCTCGGGCGTGGGCGTACTGTACGGGCGGCGGGAGCTGCTCGCCCAGACGCCCCCCTTTATGGGCGGCGGCAGCATGATTAACCGCGTCTACCTGGACCGCTTCACCCCGGCCGACATCCCCACCCGGTTCGAGGCCGGCACGCCGCCCATCGCCGGCGCCATCGCGCTGGGCGCCGCGGTCGACTACCTGCAGTCGGTCGGTCTGGACGCGATCCACCGGCACGAGGAGGCCCTCATCGACCACGCCTGGGAGCGTCTGCAGGAGGTCCCCGGCATCCGCCTGCTGGGCCCCGGCCCCACGCAGCGCGCGGGCCTGGTGAGCTTCGTGCTGGAGCGGCCCCACCCGCACGACATCGCGCAGCTCTTGGACTTCGACGGCGTCGCGGTCCGCGCCGGGCACCACTGCACGCAGCCTCTGCACGACCTGCTCGGCATCACCGCCAGCACCCGGGCCAGCTTCTACCTGTACAACCGCCCGGAAGAGATCGACGTGCTGGTCGAGTCGCTCAAGAAGATCGGCGACCGCTTCAAGCCGTCGGGGCGCAAGCGGCGGCGGAAGCAGTAG
- a CDS encoding dockerin type I domain-containing protein, with protein MGSITRAFYGVVAGVACVAITAPARAEQVGVYQAGATVAFDPELYGWIPADAADAGLAVLDTVGGTGAAWQIADSAVGGAAPHYLQPLSGRYLADARQLGWRMTAAARLVSPSGGLPSMGIGVYFDNAAYLLQLDLEGGALVASLWDHNNPVRILSEPLTGVADAQAYHDYELRWSPASGLASLYFDGRHITDWDGVPSVHGPGGNVYQFGASAASGSGVMNFRRVEFETLTSLSIPGDYNGDSAVDAADYAVWRDHLGGGFAAADGNRDGVVNQQDYEVWRDNFGRAAGIGIDQVPEPSALLLAPVAIWLRGRDKRATR; from the coding sequence ATGGGCAGCATCACTCGGGCATTCTACGGCGTTGTGGCCGGCGTTGCGTGCGTCGCTATCACCGCCCCCGCGCGCGCCGAGCAGGTGGGCGTCTACCAGGCGGGCGCCACCGTGGCCTTCGACCCCGAGCTGTACGGCTGGATCCCAGCGGACGCCGCCGACGCCGGCCTGGCGGTGCTCGACACGGTCGGCGGGACCGGCGCCGCCTGGCAGATTGCCGACAGCGCCGTCGGGGGCGCGGCGCCGCACTACCTGCAGCCGCTGAGCGGACGCTACCTGGCCGACGCCCGCCAGCTCGGCTGGCGGATGACGGCCGCCGCGCGGCTGGTGAGCCCCAGCGGCGGCTTGCCCAGCATGGGCATCGGCGTCTACTTCGACAACGCCGCGTACCTGCTGCAGCTGGACCTGGAAGGCGGCGCGCTGGTCGCCTCGCTGTGGGACCACAACAACCCGGTGCGGATCCTCAGCGAGCCGCTCACCGGCGTGGCCGACGCGCAGGCGTACCACGACTACGAACTCCGCTGGTCGCCCGCCAGCGGGCTGGCGTCGCTCTACTTCGACGGCCGCCACATAACCGACTGGGACGGCGTCCCCTCGGTCCATGGCCCCGGCGGGAACGTGTACCAGTTTGGCGCGAGCGCCGCCAGCGGCTCGGGCGTGATGAACTTCCGCCGCGTCGAGTTCGAGACCCTCACCTCGCTGTCGATCCCCGGCGACTACAACGGCGACTCGGCGGTCGACGCCGCCGACTACGCCGTCTGGCGGGACCACCTGGGCGGCGGCTTCGCCGCGGCCGACGGCAACCGCGACGGCGTGGTTAACCAGCAGGACTACGAGGTGTGGCGGGACAACTTCGGCCGCGCGGCCGGAATAGGAATTGACCAGGTTCCGGAACCCTCGGCGCTGCTGCTGGCGCCCGTTGCCATCTGGTTACGCGGCCGCGACAAACGCGCAACGCGTTGA
- a CDS encoding substrate-binding domain-containing protein — MSTQRTVLMTLLIAAAIGVAVYRISVFQKPTPMVERPSLVIVTGGSEPYWQSIARGAEAAGRDVNAEVKVYMPEADEDVQSQAVLLNKIDTDSVRGVALSPLDAESQTRLIDNLAKDVFVVTVDSDAPLSDRLCYVGTSNRSAGAKAAALVKESVPDGGKVAVLLANLSKDNMLERKAGFQEELIGGDDEDANANGTYEIVAYLVDEGNDKRAGDQLRELLAQHSDLACLVGMNARHGGLLLSVLEDEGRLGDIPLVTFDTSDETLGGIESGHIAATIAQDPYQFGYEATRVLASYCERQASAIPPPGNFSTMTIATKVVRRDNLDEFRTAEADREKKAEAAAKPADDKE, encoded by the coding sequence ATGTCCACACAACGCACCGTCCTCATGACACTGCTGATCGCCGCGGCGATCGGCGTCGCGGTCTACCGGATCAGCGTCTTCCAGAAGCCGACCCCGATGGTCGAGCGCCCCAGCCTGGTGATCGTCACCGGCGGCAGCGAGCCCTACTGGCAATCTATCGCCCGCGGCGCCGAGGCCGCCGGCCGCGACGTCAACGCCGAGGTCAAGGTCTACATGCCCGAGGCCGACGAGGACGTGCAGTCGCAAGCGGTGCTGCTGAACAAGATCGACACCGACTCGGTCCGGGGCGTCGCGCTCAGCCCGCTCGACGCCGAGAGCCAGACGCGGCTGATCGACAACCTGGCGAAGGACGTGTTCGTGGTGACCGTCGACTCCGACGCGCCGCTCTCCGACCGGCTGTGCTACGTCGGCACCAGCAACCGGTCGGCCGGCGCCAAGGCGGCGGCGTTGGTCAAGGAGTCCGTGCCCGACGGCGGCAAGGTGGCCGTGCTGCTGGCCAACCTGTCCAAGGACAACATGCTGGAGCGCAAGGCCGGCTTCCAGGAAGAGCTCATCGGCGGCGACGACGAGGACGCCAACGCCAACGGGACCTACGAGATCGTGGCCTACCTGGTCGACGAGGGGAACGACAAACGGGCCGGCGACCAGCTCCGCGAGCTGCTGGCCCAGCACAGCGACCTCGCCTGCCTGGTCGGCATGAACGCCCGCCACGGCGGGCTGCTGCTGTCGGTCCTGGAGGACGAGGGCCGGCTGGGCGACATCCCGCTGGTGACGTTCGACACCTCGGACGAGACCCTCGGCGGCATCGAGTCGGGCCACATCGCGGCCACCATCGCGCAGGACCCCTACCAGTTTGGCTACGAGGCGACCCGCGTGCTCGCCTCCTACTGCGAGCGCCAGGCGAGCGCCATCCCGCCGCCCGGCAACTTTAGCACGATGACCATCGCCACCAAGGTTGTCCGACGCGACAACCTGGACGAGTTCCGCACCGCCGAGGCCGACCGCGAGAAGAAGGCCGAGGCGGCCGCCAAGCCGGCGGACGACAAAGAGTAA
- the mutS gene encoding DNA mismatch repair protein MutS, which produces MSLSPMMQQYHQAKEAAGDALLLFRMGDFYELFYQDAKDAAELLGITLTARDKGDAARGIEPTPMSGFPHHQLDQYLARIVRAGRRAAICDQMEDPKQAKGIVRREVTRIVSPGTLTEDGLLDPKSSNFLAAIVPAGEQTGLAWVDVSTGRFHAAAMATDRLSDQIVRIAPSECLLSDDLPDPADLPERCTRTRRPGWAFGQQVAAEALKKLLGVKSLDGFGFEEDSERDALAIRAAGAIVDYLQETQRSRLGHIDRLLPFENESTLQIDAATWRSLEIAHTLRDGRREGALLGVIDRTVTSPGARLLAEWLRGPLTDAERINGRLDAVAELVDAPSLTDAVREKLRAVYDIERLVSRVTTGRASPRDLSCVGRTLAGLPALKAKLSGRSSERLAQIEQRIDLCPELRAKLEAALEDDCPHQARDGGFVRPGFLPELDECRELMAGGKQWIAKYQAQQVEETGIPSMKVGFNKVFGYYLEVTHAHRDKIPDSFIRKQTLKNAERYITPELKEYEEKVLSAEERVKEIELRVFAELCEQVIEAGRRLLSTAAALAELDVLAGLADLARSRAYTRPTITDAPVLDVEEGRHPVLDVMQPEGQFVPNGVSCAARTEDPEALLNSGAPKPDTRNPETSPSLLLITGPNMAGKSTYIRQTALITLLAQIGSFVPAKRATVGVADRLFARVGASDELSRGQSTFMVEMTETARILNTATRRSLVVLDEIGRGTSTYDGLSLAWAIAECLHNDIGCRALFATHYHELTDLADQLDGVANRSVAVHEHQGDVVFLHQIVEGAADKSYGIHVAKLAGVPRGVNQRAQEILSKLESQHDAETQLTPVEAQPVVSKPAAPADGLQLQLFDAYEHPLVDKIRRLEIDGTTPIDALLMLREWKESLGS; this is translated from the coding sequence ATGTCGCTTAGTCCCATGATGCAGCAGTACCACCAGGCCAAGGAGGCCGCGGGGGACGCGTTGCTGCTGTTCCGCATGGGCGACTTTTACGAGTTGTTCTACCAGGACGCCAAGGACGCCGCCGAGCTGCTAGGCATCACGCTCACCGCCCGCGACAAGGGCGACGCCGCGCGCGGGATCGAGCCGACGCCCATGTCCGGCTTCCCCCACCACCAACTCGACCAGTACCTCGCCCGCATCGTCCGCGCCGGCCGCCGCGCCGCCATCTGCGACCAGATGGAGGACCCAAAGCAGGCCAAGGGCATCGTCCGCCGCGAGGTGACCCGCATCGTCAGCCCCGGCACGCTGACCGAGGACGGGCTGCTCGACCCTAAGAGCAGCAACTTCCTGGCGGCGATTGTGCCCGCCGGCGAGCAGACCGGGCTGGCGTGGGTAGACGTGTCCACCGGGCGGTTCCATGCTGCCGCGATGGCCACCGACCGGCTGTCCGACCAGATCGTCCGCATCGCGCCCAGCGAGTGCCTGCTGTCCGACGACCTGCCCGACCCTGCCGACCTGCCCGAGCGCTGCACCCGCACCCGGCGGCCCGGCTGGGCGTTCGGCCAGCAGGTCGCGGCCGAGGCGTTGAAGAAGCTGCTGGGTGTGAAGTCGCTCGACGGGTTCGGCTTCGAGGAAGACTCCGAGCGCGACGCGCTGGCCATCCGCGCGGCGGGCGCGATCGTCGACTACCTGCAGGAAACCCAACGCTCTCGGCTCGGACACATCGACCGGCTGCTCCCGTTCGAGAACGAGTCCACCCTGCAGATCGACGCCGCCACCTGGCGGAGCCTCGAGATCGCCCACACGCTGCGCGACGGCCGCCGCGAGGGCGCGCTCCTGGGCGTGATCGACCGCACGGTCACTTCGCCCGGCGCCCGCCTGCTGGCGGAGTGGCTCCGCGGGCCGCTGACCGACGCCGAGCGGATCAACGGCCGACTGGACGCCGTGGCCGAGCTGGTGGACGCGCCGTCGTTGACCGACGCGGTCCGCGAGAAGCTCCGCGCCGTGTACGACATCGAGCGGCTGGTCTCCCGCGTGACCACCGGCCGCGCCAGCCCGCGTGACCTGTCCTGCGTGGGCCGCACGCTGGCCGGGCTGCCGGCGCTCAAGGCGAAGCTGTCCGGCCGGTCTAGCGAGCGGCTGGCGCAGATCGAGCAGCGGATCGACCTCTGCCCGGAGCTCCGCGCCAAGCTCGAGGCCGCGCTCGAGGACGACTGCCCCCACCAGGCCCGCGACGGCGGCTTCGTCCGCCCGGGGTTCCTTCCGGAGCTCGACGAGTGCCGCGAGCTGATGGCCGGCGGCAAGCAGTGGATCGCCAAGTACCAGGCGCAGCAGGTCGAGGAGACCGGGATCCCGTCGATGAAGGTCGGCTTCAACAAGGTGTTCGGCTACTACCTGGAGGTCACCCACGCGCACCGCGACAAGATCCCCGACTCGTTCATCCGCAAGCAGACGCTCAAGAACGCCGAGCGGTACATCACGCCGGAGCTGAAGGAGTACGAGGAGAAGGTGCTGTCTGCGGAGGAGCGGGTCAAGGAGATCGAGCTGCGCGTGTTCGCCGAGCTGTGCGAGCAGGTGATCGAGGCCGGCCGCCGGCTGCTGTCGACCGCCGCCGCGCTCGCCGAGCTGGACGTGCTGGCCGGGCTGGCCGACCTGGCCCGCAGCCGCGCGTACACCCGGCCCACCATCACCGACGCCCCGGTGCTGGACGTCGAGGAGGGCCGCCACCCGGTGCTCGACGTGATGCAGCCCGAAGGCCAGTTCGTTCCGAACGGCGTCTCGTGCGCCGCGCGGACAGAAGACCCCGAGGCGCTGCTCAACTCCGGCGCGCCGAAGCCCGATACCCGAAACCCGGAAACCTCGCCTTCGCTGCTCCTCATCACCGGCCCCAACATGGCCGGCAAGAGCACCTACATCCGCCAGACGGCGCTGATCACGCTGCTGGCGCAGATCGGCAGCTTCGTGCCGGCCAAGCGCGCCACGGTCGGCGTGGCCGACCGGCTGTTCGCCCGGGTCGGCGCGTCGGACGAGCTCTCCCGCGGCCAGTCGACCTTCATGGTCGAGATGACCGAGACCGCCCGGATCCTCAACACGGCCACCCGCCGCAGCCTGGTGGTGCTGGACGAGATCGGCCGCGGCACCAGCACGTACGACGGGCTGTCGCTCGCGTGGGCGATCGCCGAGTGCCTGCACAACGACATCGGCTGCCGCGCGCTGTTCGCCACGCACTACCACGAGCTGACCGACCTGGCCGACCAGCTCGACGGGGTCGCCAACCGCAGCGTCGCGGTGCACGAGCACCAGGGCGACGTCGTCTTCCTGCACCAGATTGTCGAGGGCGCCGCCGACAAGAGCTACGGCATCCACGTGGCAAAGCTGGCGGGCGTGCCCCGCGGGGTGAACCAGCGCGCGCAGGAGATCCTCTCTAAGCTCGAGTCGCAGCACGACGCCGAAACTCAGCTCACCCCCGTCGAAGCCCAGCCCGTGGTCAGCAAGCCCGCCGCGCCCGCCGACGGGCTGCAGCTGCAGCTGTTCGACGCGTACGAGCACCCGCTGGTCGACAAGATCCGCCGACTGGAGATCGACGGCACCACGCCGATCGACGCGCTGCTCATGCTGCGGGAGTGGAAAGAGTCGCTCGGCAGCTAG
- a CDS encoding FkbM family methyltransferase codes for MSFLKRVKRHVRPFLPSGKGLQRLQDRLLRKARLRRTRDPLPLIMDSGLAYGSVLPLAISDVLLDKPDFTFLQIGAYDGVAHDDLGDVISRRRLRGVLVEPQPEVFKRLESLYGDSDHLTLVNAAIDRQPGTREFYIPPRDCTQTASFNAEHVMKYGFARHELIVHNVECLTIEGVLERAGVDSIDLLQIDAEGYDHEILKGVDFSRFRPALIRFEHRHVPPAEIDACLARLAGYGYRFFCEANDVIAIQTERPAAAKLAA; via the coding sequence ATGTCGTTCCTGAAGCGAGTCAAGCGTCACGTCCGCCCGTTCCTGCCCAGCGGCAAGGGCCTGCAGCGGCTGCAGGACCGCCTGCTCCGCAAGGCGCGGCTGCGCCGCACGCGCGACCCGCTGCCCCTGATTATGGACTCCGGCTTGGCCTACGGCAGCGTGCTGCCGCTGGCCATCAGCGACGTGCTGCTCGACAAGCCCGACTTCACCTTCCTGCAGATCGGCGCGTACGACGGCGTCGCGCACGACGACCTGGGCGACGTCATCTCCCGCCGCAGGCTGCGCGGCGTGCTGGTTGAGCCGCAGCCCGAGGTGTTCAAGCGGCTGGAGTCGCTGTACGGCGACTCCGACCACCTCACGCTGGTCAACGCGGCCATTGACCGCCAGCCGGGCACGCGGGAGTTCTACATCCCCCCCCGCGACTGCACGCAGACCGCCTCGTTCAACGCCGAGCACGTGATGAAGTACGGCTTCGCACGGCACGAGCTGATCGTCCACAACGTCGAGTGCCTGACCATCGAGGGCGTGCTGGAGCGGGCCGGGGTCGACTCGATCGACCTGCTGCAGATCGACGCCGAGGGCTACGACCACGAGATTCTCAAGGGCGTCGACTTCTCGCGCTTCCGCCCGGCGCTGATCCGCTTCGAGCACCGCCACGTGCCGCCCGCGGAGATCGACGCCTGCCTCGCCCGGTTAGCCGGCTACGGCTACCGCTTCTTCTGCGAGGCGAATGACGTCATCGCCATCCAGACCGAGCGTCCCGCCGCGGCGAAGCTGGCGGCCTAG